A genomic segment from Triticum dicoccoides isolate Atlit2015 ecotype Zavitan chromosome 1A, WEW_v2.0, whole genome shotgun sequence encodes:
- the LOC119293716 gene encoding PLASMODESMATA CALLOSE-BINDING PROTEIN 2-like isoform X1 produces the protein MGIGPVHHCLASLLVLLPLLCCHAVRGVEQRAHTGAASRPQAATVRLERARDMPELDVTTPLATVPLANPTPMPEATAAPTLAHPTAAAGAGSWCVASPSAGAAALQVALDYACGQGADCSPIQPGGSCADPDTVRDHASYAFNSYYQKNPVQTSCDFAGAAILTSTDPSTTSCKYPSTSTGASVLNTTSPVTPVNPTYGSPPGGSYNSPPGPGGYYNSPPIYGSMSPPDYGGSISAATAVMPGSKSTTAATSLTCLLVVATVSLNLCK, from the exons CGGTGAGAGGCGTCGAGCAGAGAGCGCACACCGGCGCCGCGTCGCGCCCCCAGGCCGCCACGGTGAGGCTGGAGCGCGCGCGTGACATGCCGGAGCTGGACGTGACGACGCCGCTGGCGACGGTCCCGCTGGCGAACCCGACGCCGATGCCGGAGGCGACCGCCGCGCCGACGCTGGCGCACCCAACGGCCGCGGCTGGCGCGGGGAGCTGGTGCGTGGCGAGCCCGAGCGCGGGCGCGGCGGCGCTGCAGGTGGCGCTGGACTACGCGTGCGGGCAGGGCGCGGACTGCTCGCCAATCCAGCCCGGCGGGAGCTGCGCCGACCCGGACACCGTCCGCGACCACGCCTCCTACGCCTTCAACTCCTACTACCAGAAGAACCCCGTCCAGACCAGCTGCGACTTCGCCGGCGCCGCCATCCTCACCAGCACCGATCCCAGCACCACCTCTTGCAAGTACCCATCCACTAG CACCGGTGCTTCCGTCCTGAACACGACGTCTCCGGTGACCCCGGTGAACCCGACGTACGGATCCCCTCCCGGCGGCTCCTACAACTCTCCTCCTGGTCCTGGCGGCTACTACAACTCCCCTCCTATCTACGGGTCCATGTCGCCTCCGGACTACGGCGGCAGCATCAGCGCCGCCACGGCGGTGATGCCCGGCAGCAAGAGCACGACGGCCGCCACGTCGCTGACGTGCCTCCTCGTCGTCGCAACGGTGTCTCTCAACCTGTGCAAGTAA
- the LOC119293716 gene encoding major pollen allergen Ole e 10-like isoform X2 yields MPELDVTTPLATVPLANPTPMPEATAAPTLAHPTAAAGAGSWCVASPSAGAAALQVALDYACGQGADCSPIQPGGSCADPDTVRDHASYAFNSYYQKNPVQTSCDFAGAAILTSTDPSTTSCKYPSTSTGASVLNTTSPVTPVNPTYGSPPGGSYNSPPGPGGYYNSPPIYGSMSPPDYGGSISAATAVMPGSKSTTAATSLTCLLVVATVSLNLCK; encoded by the exons ATGCCGGAGCTGGACGTGACGACGCCGCTGGCGACGGTCCCGCTGGCGAACCCGACGCCGATGCCGGAGGCGACCGCCGCGCCGACGCTGGCGCACCCAACGGCCGCGGCTGGCGCGGGGAGCTGGTGCGTGGCGAGCCCGAGCGCGGGCGCGGCGGCGCTGCAGGTGGCGCTGGACTACGCGTGCGGGCAGGGCGCGGACTGCTCGCCAATCCAGCCCGGCGGGAGCTGCGCCGACCCGGACACCGTCCGCGACCACGCCTCCTACGCCTTCAACTCCTACTACCAGAAGAACCCCGTCCAGACCAGCTGCGACTTCGCCGGCGCCGCCATCCTCACCAGCACCGATCCCAGCACCACCTCTTGCAAGTACCCATCCACTAG CACCGGTGCTTCCGTCCTGAACACGACGTCTCCGGTGACCCCGGTGAACCCGACGTACGGATCCCCTCCCGGCGGCTCCTACAACTCTCCTCCTGGTCCTGGCGGCTACTACAACTCCCCTCCTATCTACGGGTCCATGTCGCCTCCGGACTACGGCGGCAGCATCAGCGCCGCCACGGCGGTGATGCCCGGCAGCAAGAGCACGACGGCCGCCACGTCGCTGACGTGCCTCCTCGTCGTCGCAACGGTGTCTCTCAACCTGTGCAAGTAA